A window of Daucus carota subsp. sativus chromosome 2, DH1 v3.0, whole genome shotgun sequence genomic DNA:
atatagGTATTATAAACCTGCTGAGGAAACAGAAGAACAGGTGTTTATATTCACTAATATCATGTCTGCATTTGCTAAAAAAGAGGAAAATATGCCATAAATGGGTATGTACGAGAAGACCACGTGTCTTTGACCATCACCGAGTTATGCTATATAGAAATCTTTTCATGGACTCCTGGGCCCTGGCTATCCCGAAAGGCTGATCAAACCGTTTTCGTTATTACTCtttctgtccctctcatttctttaccgttactattttgggatgtacttttcatttctttacgttattataaatagtaagtttttcccatcattacacccactattttcccctattatctcatatttaacaataaaaacgagtactattacacccactactttccttcactatctcaaatctattattaaatattgataggtcccaccactttgcccacttttcatctaactttgctcattttttatacattgtcttggtctccgtgtcccctcCAATATAaacaactagttgagaaaccgcgcgttgcgacggcctataaaaattatattaatgatttaatattaatatttatagaataaaataatcttGTGGCTgtatataaaaagtaaattaatgtatataaatccgtgagatagtggtctataactacccttgcttgtaacaaaCTTTATTCTTtgatactgtataaacagccttcacttaaaagttgtttgaacggagcaaacagataatgcatgaatatttttatataggggtatttataggtgcagagagacttgtgtgctactctttcccataattaaataatctgaaacaaaatcagattaaaattttcaagctactatattccataaataatctgaaacaaaatcagatgtgacacttgcttctaatatacccaaaactaaaaaaggtaattctaattattgatatttttatccaaaaattccagaaaattagaaaaatagaactgaGCGATGCGAGAagcgccacatacacgcccctcgcttctcctttatataagtatattgatattgatttcaagttactatattccataaataatctgaaacaaaatcagattctgaaacttacttataatgtgctactctttcccataattaaataatctgaaacaaaatcaattaaaactttcaagttactatattccataaataatctgaaacaaaatcagattcagaaacttacttctaatataccagaaactaaaaaaagtagttctaatttttgatatttttcatccaaaaattctagaaaattagaaaaatagaacggagcgatgtgagatgCGCCACCTACACAAACATGTCcggtaaacaaaacaaatattattaaaaaaaataaccaacaaacatacatcactgatagttaatttattgatatcatccatcaatatcatgtcaagactatattcttttctcatatttggatttgtcgactctcacatagcggtctataactacttttgcttgcaacaatttttttttaatacaatataaacagccttcacttatcgttgcagaagaacgacaccaccgaattagaaatcgagcaagagaactatcaccagtgtggtattgagagagaggaggttgtgtttagatgatccaaaatcgtACAATcgataggggtatttataggtgcagagagacttgtgtgctactctttcccataattaaataatctgaaacaaaatcagattaaaattttcaagctactatattccataaataatctgaaacaaaatcagatgtgacacttgcttctaatatacccaaaactaaaaaagataattctaattttgatatttttatccaaaaattccagaaaattagaaaaatagaactgaGCGATGCGAGAagcgccacatacacgcccctcgcttctcctttatataagtatattgattgagggggacggagggagtaatcgaTAGTCTCGGTTCGGTTAAATAGTGTAACTTTTATGTACTTTTAACGTTAAAACCAAATAATTCATAAAGTAAATTGTAGTTATTaaaaacttataatttatataaaaagaatatctttatatgatataaaaagaataaatttgtttttgacATTGTACTTTACACTAAAAAGAATTTTCTATAACATAAAAGGAACAAATTcattttataaacaaaaataaagataTTGTTGGAATTATGAGAGACACCAGATTTCTTTCGGCATCAAATTTGATATTACATTAAACATTTGGTGTAAAAACATTTGGTGCAAGTATTTGCTCGACCACCTCTAAAATCGGGCAAACTTATGGTATACTGGTATAGTCTGGCTGCGAATCTCCGCTTTGGGTCACCGTGCCAACGGAATAAAATGACGACGATTTagcttataataataaaatcgaCATGACTGCCAAAAAAGGTGGGCGTAGTCAATTTCAACATTAATTAGCATGGGAAAAACCAACATCGTTCTTTATGTTGCGACATAATTAAACTGATCTCACCAAGTTCTTCGGCCCAATGGGTTATGAATTTCATTAACGGAACGACGACTTTAATATAGAATATTTCTACTTTAACCAAAGCGTCATTTTGAGGTGGTCCTCGATTAAGATATGCGGGATTATGAGAATTTTGTAGGAAATTAACTATGAGTACTTTTTATACTCATCTGTGGTTTTTTTAAGAAGTCCAGGAAATTAATACAAGATCAAGGAAGATGATTAAAGAAGAGAAGAGTgaaaattaatacaaaattcGACATCCTCTCAAATTGAAAGTCCTCGACATTTTGCcttcataaattatatttcaatcTTTTTCTAAGAAAAACTTGAATTTCGTAATCAACTAGGTTTACCATTCTCCTAATCTAAACTTGTGAATAGCAGTAATATAAAATTGCAAGGCTGATTTATTAGCCTGGTTAAGATGGATTGTCAAAAGCCCGAAAATATAATGAGGCCACGCCAAGAATCATGGGATATAAGTTTAGCTCTCATATATGGTTGCCGTTGATAGCATAAACAGTAAAAGCccaatcattttaaattatcttttatacgaataattttatatttatatcctCCACAATAGTGATtggttaaaaacaaaaaaaagtttatCTATATCGATAATGACATTAATATTCCttcctttttcaatttttatacaGGTTTCTTTGACGACATATGTTTTTGAGActtttatagaatataattttataatttgttaaagttttatttctaaataaatatttaaatattatatttttattcaaaaaaatattatttaaaataatttataaaagtataatatataaaattttaaaatacgtacCAAACTCCggtctctcacacacacacaccccacACACACAATAACCGACAGAATATATATCATGTAAAAGATTACCTCTACTTTTTATTTAAAGAGATAAAAAACGACCAACCTTTGAACTTTCAGTTGAAACTTTTCTCAAAAACCCTCCAAAATAcattcccatattatttgtacaATATGCTAAACATACAACCTTAGTTACACATGGCAAATAAATCACCAAAATTATTCTATATGTGGAAAATACaagactatatatatttatgcatGGTAAGCTGCAGATTCTTCCTCTTCCAACTCAATTCCCTCTTCAAGAAGCCTCTTGTCCTTGTACACATACCAATTAGCCCCCAGCAGGAACAGAACCATATTGAAACTACTCAAAATGGCTACCAGCCAATAGAAGTTATAGAGCTTCCCTTGGTTAAGATTATCGGCCAGCCATGGCTTATTGCCAGTGATCTTGTGAACAATTGTAACCAACACGGAGCTAAAGAAAAACCCTAGTGAAAGTGTGCTTAGAAACAGCCCCGTGCTCATGGTCTTCATCCCTTTAGGACACTCTTTGAGGAAAAAGTCTAGCTGCCCTATATACATAAATGCCTCACCCGCACCCACAAAGAAAAACTGCGGCACTAGCCAGAATACGCTCATGGGTATGATGACATCCGAATGATCAACTAATTTATGTGACCGCGCAATGTTTAGTCTTTTGATCTCGATTAGTGCTGCCGAAACCATGGCAAGTATTGAGAGAACGAGGCCGACCCCGATACGCTGTAACGGGGTTAGAGCCTGTGGATTTTTCAGCAGTTTTTTGGCGATCGGAGAGATGATTCGATCGTAAACGGGGACGGTTAAGAGGATGGTGCCGACGAAGAAAATGGCCAGGGATGCTGGGGGGATTTGGAATGATTTGCCAATGTGACGGTCCATGGTTGTGGCTTGTGACACTGAGAATGTGGTCATTTGGGCATGAACTGTCCAGAACATTATTGTGGTGGCCCAAATGGGTAGCATTCTGATCACCAATTTCACTTCTTCGACATCTGTTAGAGTCGAGAGGGACCATTTATCCACCACACCATTCTTGTTGGTGCTCATTTTGTTATCAGCATTTATGATGGCAGCCTTATCCAAGAAGCTGCAACAAGATTACATAACAAATCAATGATCATAGCTAAAGGCAATGAAATTTTATGACCTGTTTTGCTTGAAAcagtgttttaaaaattctCCATTTATTTGAAATCACTTAATCCTTTAATAATATTGTTCTGATTTATcgattaaattttgatttgacttaaatttcgaattcataaaagaatcatatattgatatatCAATTAATTAGTTTCGATTCCAggtatttgaaattaattatgGTGGTGTTTGGCCGGGCTTAAAAACCCTACCTCTCGGTTCATAAGTTAAAAACATTTATTCATACTGTTTGCTGTTTGCGTAAAAAATAAGAAGTCCCtataaaaagttgaaaatactggtttttgtttcatgacttatATACCTTTCCAAATACTTTAGtcacttcacttcttcattttagTCTAAACTTGCTTTTAACTTCTGTttcatttctttgttttaaacaagaatcacttattttaaactcgtTCAAACATCCGGTATGCCTAGAGGAatgtattaataattattttagcaTGGTGGGTTCATAATTCCATATACCATAGGTGTTGTGACAGGATTCACACAATGTATATCAATCAAGATGTCCCTCTTCTAATAGCTAACAACCTGCCCCACCTAAAAAATAGGCCACTGGATCTTTGTCATTGACCTACTTGTAGGACTCGATTTACGTGGATTCTTCCAGTCCAATAGCATATTCTCGGTCCCAGCCTACTTTTCATTTTTTGGAATATTACAAATCACTGCCCTTCTATTATcatgtaaaaattatatttatatatgcatgttgatatgcAAGTCCAAACGGTAGGTCATGCAAATATCATGAATTCATGATATGATCGATTGATCATCAACTTTAAAGctttaaataaaattgattaaaaCAGTTGAGTGTTAGTTAGCTCTTACCAGAACTGTTCACTATGTGGTAGCTTTTGCTTCTTCTTTGAGCCTTCATTTTCAATGTCATCAATATTGAACAAGACTGTGAAATCAGACGGAGCTTCCAGTTTCCTCTTCCTCCAAGCACCCACAAACACCGTAGCAATCTGGGTTAACGGGCTGCCCACAAGTTTCTTGAACCGGTATCTTTTTGTACCCGACACGAACACGAGGAGCCCGAGAACTATTGCGCACGCGCAAATACCGTAACCCCAACGCCTCCCAACGTTATCTTGTATGTAAACAAGAACCGAAACAGCTGCTAGTGATCCGATGCTGATGAAGAAAAAGAACCAGTTGAAAAAACTGGTCATTTGGTTTTTCTCTTGTTGGTTCGTGTCGTCGAATTGATCCGATCCGAAGCCCGAAACGCTGGATTTTAACCCACCGGTTCCGAGTGCAGTGAGGTATAGGGCTGTGTATAGAACGCCGAGTTGCATACCGTCTGCTGGGACACAAGAGGATGAACCCGTATTGCATTTCGGAGGACGTAGGCTCGGGATTGTGGTCGAGATTGTCAAGACTGTCACACCCTGAATAATAGTAATATTTAAGCTAAGTATACTTAAAAATCTCGACAAATTAGTAGTAATATTTGGTCAAAAAAGTTACTTACAATCCCTTGAATGGTCGTGAAAATTGCAATGGTGAGGTACCTAATAATGTCGCATCATGCAtaacaataaatttaattaatctttGATCATACAATTGTGTTTACGAAAGATCATATGACTTGAACAGAAGCGAACAAGGTTGATCACGAGTACCTTCCGAGGAAAGTGTCCGCTACGAAACCACCAAGCAAACACAGCATAAAGGAGGTTCCGAGAAAATTGGTGACTGTGTTGGCGGAGCTAGCATTGCCTAAATGCATGCTACTTGTTAAGTAAGTCACCAAGTTCACGGCAATGCCTAGAGTCGTCAACCTTTCGCAAGCTTCAACACCTGACGATCCACAAAAACATAATTACATATTGAACGTACGTAAGGACGATTAATTAGAGCGTAATTAACGAACCTAGAATCATGGCGGCAGCCGTCCAGCCACCGGTGGTGGATCGGGTGGCCTGGCGGCCTTTGTAGTCCCAAGCATCTTGGAGAGTTTTGTCGGACTGTGTTTCGTCTAGTGCCATCCGGCCTTTCGAAAATAAAAGAGGTGCGAAGACTGAAATTAAGAGCGATAGAGACAAAGTGTTCGCTGACTACGCTTAGGATATGTGCATTTTTATAGTGTGGCTGTGGAGCTAACTAGCCCCATGCCTCGTGCTCATCTTTGCAATCGCCAATCTAGCTAGCTACATACTATTAACTTTTTTTCCATGAACAAAAGGGCGGGGTCGCCAACCAGGCCAGAAATTCTAtcgatacaaaatatattactgTAGAGAGGCTCAACTTATGCATACTTGTTTAGCTTCTTTTTTTTGTAGCAAGTAATTTAGTAAATAAAAGGAATAAATTtggtaataatcaaatttttatttttgtttctttataATTAGGTATATACAATATTGATAATCAACTTTTAATTCCTTCATAATAAAAGGCGATCGTActttacaaattataaataacagcaactttgttttcaaactttttagttgtgaaaattaaattatccaCTATCCACTATTAGATTAAAATCCTTTTTTATGTCTCGCGGAAATCAGTGACAGTTTAAACATTCTAGGGCCGTATATCTTTACAGATGTCTTTGAttaagattttaataattaagaatatttttctattttgatatattatagtTGATATTGATTTTATACGGAGTCTAGTaacttaattataaataaaatattcgtGTAGAGTTTTTTAAATGCGTTACTTGGATGTAATGAAAATAGGGatgaattgaaataaaaaaaattataaaacaagtTTTATGAAGAGAACTGAGAGTGACAACAATGATTTAATATGAGTGAGtcgaatttttaatataaaaactaaaaatatccTATGGATAAGTAGAAAATGAGCGTGTCTCCCAAAACATGTAAGTTATATTTCTAGTTCATATAATTTGGAAATTATGACAATTTCTCCCATCATcccaatttaaataataaattcatttcattatcttttcattccattccattatTTTCTACATTCCtgctattttaaaatttaaacactatattttaatatctcgtagattattatgattaaaaaGCATAAAATATATTGAACAATCTCACGCAATCatcattcatgaaatccaaagGAATTataatcaattgaatatcatcaaactttaataaatttcataatttaaaataattattgagTGTCACCAGATTTGTTAAACTAAATTGACAtcgtaatttaatattttaaaaattctgatgatatttaaattttaaagtaaatatatctaaatttcataaataattttctttaagAAAATACCGGTCCATTATACctctacaaatatttattttgggatGCGCTGAGAACGGCCGTCAATACTAATGGCGTAAAGTCTTTCCACAATTCCATCCTGAGTATAAAAAAATTGGTTGGTTTTACACCCCAAGCTGCAGGGAGAAGAGTAGGACATGACGTCGGGGTGTTTGGGAGCAAGAAGCAGGAGCTTCTTTTGAGCAGAAGCTAGGTTAAGTAGTTATATccatgtttggaaaaaaaagcaAATGGCTTATTTTGGATTTTAGAAGTGGAAGTTGAGAAGCTAGAAGTTCTAGCTTCTTTCCTTCTTCTTCTCACCTATTcactgaaaaaaattataagttcaaAAGTAACCGAACACCAACTTAAAAATTTTACATCTACTTTTCATTTCtactccatttttttattttagcagAAGCTAGGTTAAGTAGTTATATccatgtttggaaaaaaaagcaAATGGCTTATTTTGGATTTTAGAAGTGGAAGTTGAGAAGCTAGAAGTTCTAGCTTCTTTCCTTCTTCTTCTCACCTATTcactgaaaaaaattataagttcaaAAGTAACCGAACACCAACTTAAAAATTTTACATCTACTTTTCATTTCtactccatttttttattttaaacaaaaagcgCTTCTTTTAAATTTAGCCAAAGGGCCCCGACGTCTTCTAATTATATTCTTCAGTTCCGTCCGGTTTAATTGTCAGTGGAACTGACATACCATACTTTACTAGTCTCGCCggcaaatatttttattctcccatcacTTTCAAAAATTcgattaattttcttatttctttttctcctttattaattttctattttatgaaTTCAGTTACATGCATATCGCCTCTAAACTTAGtcaatattagaaaatataattatatcatacaacaaaaaaaataactaattgatgtttttaaaataatttatatctaaGTGTTACGTTAAATAAGTATTTAAAGGATATTATTAATaaagtatacaaaataaattatccaTAGTAGTCTGCTATATAGATAAATCGTCACACACATAACCATAGAAAgacaaaaaaaacataaattaatgCAATGCAATCAGTTGCATCAATGATTTTACCTGGTAAAGTAATCTCAACCGATATGTACAAGTTTTCTGGTGACCAGGAGTCCAGGGGCACATCTTTCACTTTCAGTCATATAATACGATTGATTAGGATTAATCCATCAGCTTGCTTAGGTGACAAAAACCATTGATTGAGCaagtggatatatatatatacagacgAATAGACGATTATTAATTGGTCTCACAATGAACATCATGCACTATACTAGCATGCAAGTTGAAAGAAAATTTGACACACTTTAAGTCACCGTCATAGGTGTGAAAACTTGAATTTCTCATATAAATCTTGAATCCTCTAAAGAGTTGCTAACCACTCTATCCGGCCCTATATGGTTTTCTAACTTGTGGGCTCAAATTATTCTTGTGATTTCAGATTAAAgagtaattttgattttaaatatgaaaatgttttaatgtaccatattaaaatgaagcaattatatttaaatacattagcacttttaatagaaaatataattcattttttCTTCATATGCTGGTTTTCCCTTAGTAAGTAGTTTTAAGCTTAgaattatacataatttttttaatttataattaaactaTTTATACTTCTATTAAAATCAGCCCCATTTATAGATATAATGAGTATTTGGTTGACATTATTAACTAGAAATAAGTGACTTTCTATTAAAAAATAACGTTGCTCCTCTCTTGATTCTTTATATTTGGGACGGACGACTTGacgcagaaaaatattaaaataaataataaaattatgttttatatatacatCTTATAATAAGTAtcaaatagtaaaaaaattataaataaattagtggaataaaaaagaaattatttagAAGAAATTTACTTATTCCCATAAAAAAAGATCGTCACGGATCACATAACTCATTATAATTTCCTTGAAACGatgatataaaatatgtttgTTTATCCAAAGCTAAATCCTTACTCAATAAAAAACATATCTGCTTGAAAATACATAGCAGTAATAATTAGACTACATCTAACGTCAAGGTATAGCGTCGATGTAAACACACCACCGTATTTGTGTACAATTGCAAGTGTAAGCTAACTCATTAACAAAACCGCCAACTTGATACGAAAATATATGCCGTTGAATAATGTCGAACAAGATACTTCTTGGTTTTAATTAGCCTGCTGTTGCTTATAATGACATTATTCCATCCGTGCCCGTGGTAGTTTACGTGCACTGTTTGCaagcattttgaggctcttataaaatatagttttataactttttttctaaatttttttttataaataaaagtttaaacatcaaacttttattcagaagaatttttttaaaaaaaaacaattatgaaactatactttaaatgagtgtggtgggtgccaaaaaataacgtaaaaaaatgagaaggacagagagagtataaGAATGCCGTTCCATAAATAAGTGTTGGAAAATATGGGTATAAGTCCCATAttggtaaataatattttgagcatTATGTGTGAGATATGATGATATCTTTTTGATAATGGAAATTATTTTTTCCAAATGGAATTTGGCTCAAATATTAtgacataaattaatttgattttgtttcagattacgCCGATTACCCCCCGAACCGTACAAGATAGTTACCACCTATCATACGGCTTTCTAACCCGCTTTTCGTTCATTTCCGCCACGCCAACATAACCGCCTTAATAAGAAGCAGGCTTGATGGACTCCCCTTCCCCTTCGATTCTCAGTACTAGAGATGAACTCAACAGAGAAGCTCTTGCGCTAGATTGAGCCCTCAATGCGGCCTTCATTGCCGGGGTATCGCCCTCTCTCATCCAGATGATGATGGCCCCTTCGGGCGAAGGAAGCCTATGACTCTGGTTTGGTTACAGGTGCAGGAGCTATTTTTAGTAGCGAATCCGGAATAGGTCATCTGGAAAGTCTCCCGTATTCAGCCAATCTGTGTTCTCTCTATCTGTCTCGGCAGGGAACTTTCCGGGAGCAGGGCTTACAAAGGGAACTCCAATTGGAATTCAAAGTAACTTGGCAGGGCACATCATCGGCTCATCCGGAGTCA
This region includes:
- the LOC108210026 gene encoding protein NRT1/ PTR FAMILY 6.3 is translated as MALDETQSDKTLQDAWDYKGRQATRSTTGGWTAAAMILGVEACERLTTLGIAVNLVTYLTSSMHLGNASSANTVTNFLGTSFMLCLLGGFVADTFLGRYLTIAIFTTIQGIGVTVLTISTTIPSLRPPKCNTGSSSCVPADGMQLGVLYTALYLTALGTGGLKSSVSGFGSDQFDDTNQQEKNQMTSFFNWFFFFISIGSLAAVSVLVYIQDNVGRRWGYGICACAIVLGLLVFVSGTKRYRFKKLVGSPLTQIATVFVGAWRKRKLEAPSDFTVLFNIDDIENEGSKKKQKLPHSEQFCFLDKAAIINADNKMSTNKNGVVDKWSLSTLTDVEEVKLVIRMLPIWATTIMFWTVHAQMTTFSVSQATTMDRHIGKSFQIPPASLAIFFVGTILLTVPVYDRIISPIAKKLLKNPQALTPLQRIGVGLVLSILAMVSAALIEIKRLNIARSHKLVDHSDVIIPMSVFWLVPQFFFVGAGEAFMYIGQLDFFLKECPKGMKTMSTGLFLSTLSLGFFFSSVLVTIVHKITGNKPWLADNLNQGKLYNFYWLVAILSSFNMVLFLLGANWYVYKDKRLLEEGIELEEEESAAYHA